A genomic segment from Papilio machaon chromosome 20, ilPapMach1.1, whole genome shotgun sequence encodes:
- the LOC106709996 gene encoding probable ATP-dependent RNA helicase DHX34 — MRRILEHSPRKSNKRRRSSSEDRVFLNRQKIHESENPAVSSSGEFDFLDYKREINKIFAYSRDTNTVTNNLDDFWVFVKKYQATLRKAGKPVFCIENEDRTTNDLGIPSNFSKFNCINFSTNIKFMDSVCDEKGRKKLTKSIFDALLNVVSIYLDFKNKEKLEKLKKLRQTQRDLPVAKYREEIQAAVKNERVIIVAGDTGCGKSTQVPQYLHDAGFQNIACTQPRRIACVSLSKRVAFETLTQFESKVGYQIRFEKSKSADTKICFITEGLLLRQMSSENLPNYDVIILDEIHERHLMGDFLLGVLKCLIHTRNDIKLVLMSATINIKLFEDYFAAESAVVIQVPGRLYPIDLHYKPIYIEDKPTRDDRLDPQPYVQIMQLIDSKYPSDERGDLLIFMSGVQEITSICDAAQQYAEKTKKWIVLPLHSGLSLNEQDKVFDYPPEGVRKCIVSTNIAETSVTIDGIRFVVDSGKVKEMSYDSSTKMQRLKEFWISKASADQRKGRAGRTGPGVCYRIYSEQQYTDMEAFSTPEVSRVPLASLLLLMSSLGVNDVRRFPFLDTPPEDAIENALLELKQHAALSSNEKLTSLGKALANLPVEVALAKALVIGSATLPPHKRDSALALTAALGIRSIFTTRAHRDFECENARKPDESDHGDPLTLLSLYCAWLTVKAEGRGGRDWCRRRGIEEQRFYELTKLAAQLRGLLQDNNLMESVEPESMSSAERAMRHGQMKQLKDMRRQYKQKAAEESKRKKRLKVDSWEIVDDKAEDDNVLDIRDIEFRMTNDAQRIRALISGSSASSGRDLIMLKIVLCRALYPQVAIADEFNHCKSVSDQLYHTYSKPFVFLHPTSYFGKNGRILQLTEGDIQTDTPPGYKSKLPLSARHQLLCYLSLLETTKPYIVNSMRMPAAQTLLLLSHSIDTNSGFTRLVCDSWLLLEFPYPETGLNLLLKAIKLRRRWDTLINRRLLDANPIKSVETELEKTKMSKKSSYGELQHDLSCDISSYMNSDVYYTIKRLLPGDLKVLYYGADEAHATIDPNPFEEGFECRAHEKKGGIYVTDNVVYNCVVDADWSYNSYQELYGIPWTCPDCDISLCLSPLERLQHKQFMCSSRTEEKKVDVKTTPRENKPNAKEYKCENCNEVLYMTPVEILKHRKTCKSEK; from the exons ATGAGACGAATATTAGAACATTCACCACGAAAATCGAATAAGAGACGGCGATCAAGCTCAGAGGACAGAGTGTTTTTAAACCGACAAAAAATTCATGAATCTGAGAATCCTGCAGTATCCTCTTCAGGAGAGTTTGATTTTTTAGattataagcgagaaataaataaaatatttgcttatAGTAGAGATACAAATACAGTAACGAATAATTTGGACGACTTTTGGGTGTTTGTAAAAAAGTACCAAGCTACTTTGAGGAAAGCTGGAAAACCTGTATTCTGCATTGAAAATGAAGACCGCACAACAAACGACTTAGGAATTCCgtcaaatttttcaaaattcaatTGCATTAATTTTAGCACCAATATAAAGTTTATGGACAGTGTTTGCGATGAAAAAGGAAGAAAGAAACTTACCAAAAGTATATTTGATGCTCTTTTAAATGTTGTGTCAATTTACTTAGATTTTAAGAATAAGGAGAAACTAGAGAAGTTAAAGAAGTTAAGGCAAACACAAAGAGATTTACCAGTTGCAAAATATAG aGAAGAAATACAAGCTGCAGTAAAAAATGAGAGAGTTATCATAGTTGCCGGTGACACTGGTTGTGGAAAATCAACTCAAGTTCCTCAATACTTGCATGATGCTGGCTTTCAAAATATAG CATGTACTCAACCAAGAAGAATTGCTTGTGTATCATTATCAAAGCGGGTAGCCTTTGAAACTCTTACACAGTTTGAAAGCAAAGTAGGCTATCAAATAAGATTTGAAAAGAGCAAATCAGCTGAtactaaaatatgtttcattaCAGAGGGACTATTGTTAAGACag atgtcTTCAGAAAATCTACCAAACTAcgatgttataatattagacgAGATTCATGAGAGACACTTGATGGGAGACTTTCTGCTTGGTGTACTTAAGTGCCTTATACACACACGTAATGATATAAAGCTAGTACTCATGTCTGCTACAATTAACATTAAGCTATTCGAAGATTATTTCGCCGCGGAATCCGCTGTTGTCATTCAA GTACCAGGAAGATTATATCCAATTGATTTACATTACAAACCAATCTATATAGAAGACAAACCAACAAGAGATGACAGGCTCGATCCTCAGCCTTATGTTCAAATTATGCAATTAATTGACAGCAAATATCCAA GTGATGAAAGAGGTGAtctgttaatatttatgtcgGGTGTGCAAGAAATCACATCAATATGTGATGCAGCACAACAGTATGCGGAGAAAACTAAGAAATGGATTGTGCTACCTCTTCACAGTGGCCTTTCACTTAATGAACAAGATAaa GTGTTTGATTACCCGCCTGAAGGTGTAAGGAAATGCATAGTTTCAACCAACATAGCGGAAACGTCTGTGACTATTGATGGAATTAGATTTGTCGTGGATTCAGGCAAG GTTAAAGAAATGAGCTACGATTCATCAACAAAAATGCAAAGATTAAAAGAGTTCTGGATATCAAAAGCCAGCGCTGATCAAAGAAAAGGCAGAGCCGGAAGAACTG GTCCTGGTGTATGTTATCGTATATACTCAGAGCAACAATACACAGACATGGAAGCGTTCAGTACTCCAGAAGTGAGTCGGGTACCTCTCGCCTCATTGTTACTACTGATGAGTTCCTTAGGTGTCAATGACGTACGTCGCTTCCCCTTCCTTGACACCCCGCCTGAAGATGCCATTGAAAACGCGTTATTGGAACTTAAACAACAT gcGGCATTATCCTCAAATGAGAAGTTAACTTCGCTGGGCAAAGCATTAGCTAACTTGCCCGTTGAAGTGGCTCTAGCTAAGGCGCTTGTGATCGGCAGCGCGACTCTGCCCCCGCACAAGAGGGACTCCGCCCTCGCGCTCACTGCGGCCCTAGGAATAAGATCTATATTTACCACTAGAGCGCATAGAGATTTTGAATGTGAG AATGCAAGAAAACCAGACGAATCAGACCACGGGGACCCTTTAACCCTTCTGTCGCTGTACTGCGCGTGGCTAACAGTGAAAGCAGAGGGCCGCGGAGGCCGCGACTGGTGTCGACGTAGAGGTATTGAAGAGCAACGCTTCTATGAACTCACCAAGTTAGCTGCGCAACTACGCGGCTTATTACAA GATAACAATTTAATGGAATCAGTAGAACCTGAATCAATGTCATCAGCGGAGCGCGCGATGCGACACGGACAGATGAAGCAATTAAAAGATATGAGaag acaatacaaacaaaaggCAGCAGAGGAATCTAAACGTAAGAAACGTCTCAAAGTGGATTCTTGGGAGATCGTAGATGACAAGGCGGAAGATGAcaatgtattagacatacgtGACATTGAGTTCCGTATGACAAATGACGCACAACGAATCCGGGCTTTGATATCTGGATCTAGTGCTTCAAGTGGACGAGATCTTATCATGTTAaag ATAGTACTGTGTAGAGCTTTATATCCACAAGTGGCTATAGCAGATGAATTCAATCATTGCAAG TCAGTATCAGATCAACTTTACCATACATATAGCAAGCCGTTTGTCTTCCTGCACCCTACATCTTACTTCGGTAAGAATGGTAGGATACTGCAGCTGACTGAGGgagacatacagacagacacaCCGCCTGGTTATAAGAGCAAGTTACCGTTGTCTGCGAGACATCAACTTTTATGTTATCT CTCCCTACTGGAGACAACAAAGCCGTACATAGTGAACTCAATGCGCATGCCGGCTGCGCAGACTTTACTACTGCTCTCACATTCTATTGATACTAATAGTGGATTTACTAG ACTAGTATGCGATTCCTGGTTATTACTTGAATTCCCATATCCAGAGACGGGATTGAACCTGTTATTGAAAGCGATAAAGCTACGACGACGTTGGGATACTCTCATCAATAGAAGACTACTAG ATGCAAATCCAATTAAATCTGTAGAAACAGAGttggaaaaaacaaaaatgtcaaagaAAAGTTCTTACGGTGAACTACAGCATGATCTATCTTGTGATATAAGTTCGTATATGAACAGCGATGTATATTATACAATCAAACGACTTCTTCCTGgtgatttaaaagtattatattatgGTGCTGATGAAGCTCATGCGACTATCGACCCTAATCCATTTGAAGAAGGCTTCGAATGCCGTGCACACGAGAAGAAAGGTGGAATTTATGTTACTGATAATGTGGTATATAATtg CGTGGTAGATGCAGATTGGAGTTACAATAGTTATCAAGAATTGTACGGAATTCCTTGGACATGTCCTGATTGCGATATATCTCTTTGTTTATCTCCTTTAGAACGGTTACAGCATAAGCAATTCATGTGTTCCTCAAGAACGGAAGAGAAGAAAGTCGACGTTAAAACAACGCCACGCGAAAATAAACCTAATgcaaaagaatataaatgcgaaaattgtAATGAAGTATTGTATATGACGCctgttgaaatattaaaacatagaaAGACTtgtaaaagtgaaaaataa